A single window of Anaerocolumna chitinilytica DNA harbors:
- a CDS encoding branched-chain amino acid aminotransferase, with protein sequence MLNIRYEKTLTPKELPTQDNPLKFGTIFTDHMFVMDYETRKGWHDARIIPYQPISLEPSAMVFHYGQEMFEGLKAYKAEDGRVLLFRPEKNIERANNTNRRICIPEIPEEDFLQAIKEVVKTDEAWIPTKPGTSLYIRPFIIATDPFLGVRPSDTYKFLIILSPVGAYYPEGLNPVKIWIEDEFVRAVKGGIGEAKTGANYVASLKSQVKAHEEGYSQVLWLDGVHRKYIEEVGAMNIFFKIDGRIVTPALNGSILPGVTRDSVISLCKKWGLPVEERRIDIAEIKKAFDDGTLEEVFGSGTAAVISPVGQLRWENNIMQVKDGGIGEYSQKIYDTITGIQLGKLEDTLHWTVEV encoded by the coding sequence ATGTTAAATATCAGATATGAAAAAACATTAACCCCCAAGGAACTGCCAACCCAGGATAATCCTCTAAAGTTCGGAACCATTTTTACGGATCACATGTTCGTGATGGATTACGAGACGCGTAAAGGATGGCATGATGCGCGAATTATACCCTATCAACCTATTAGTCTGGAGCCTTCTGCCATGGTATTCCATTATGGGCAGGAAATGTTTGAAGGATTAAAAGCTTATAAAGCAGAGGATGGAAGAGTATTATTGTTCCGTCCGGAGAAAAATATTGAAAGAGCCAATAATACCAATCGAAGAATCTGTATACCGGAAATACCTGAGGAAGACTTTCTGCAGGCTATAAAGGAAGTTGTGAAAACGGATGAGGCATGGATTCCTACCAAGCCAGGTACTTCTCTCTATATCAGACCTTTTATTATTGCAACAGACCCTTTCTTAGGCGTAAGACCCTCTGATACGTACAAATTTCTTATTATTCTAAGTCCTGTTGGAGCTTATTACCCGGAGGGACTGAACCCGGTTAAGATCTGGATTGAAGATGAGTTTGTCAGAGCTGTGAAGGGGGGAATTGGGGAAGCAAAGACCGGTGCCAATTATGTTGCTTCTTTAAAATCCCAGGTAAAGGCTCATGAAGAGGGATATTCCCAGGTATTATGGCTGGATGGTGTTCATAGAAAATATATTGAAGAAGTAGGTGCTATGAATATTTTCTTTAAGATCGACGGTAGAATTGTAACGCCTGCCTTAAACGGAAGTATCCTCCCTGGTGTTACAAGGGATTCTGTTATCAGTCTCTGCAAGAAATGGGGCCTTCCAGTTGAAGAGAGAAGAATTGATATTGCAGAGATTAAGAAAGCTTTTGATGACGGAACCTTAGAAGAGGTATTCGGAAGCGGTACAGCTGCTGTTATATCTCCCGTAGGACAGTTAAGGTGGGAGAATAATATTATGCAGGTAAAGGATGGCGGAATCGGTGAATACAGCCAGAAGATTTATGATACCATTACCGGAATTCAATTAGGTAAATTAGAGGATACCCTGCATTGGACAGTTGAAGTTTAA
- a CDS encoding ABC transporter substrate-binding protein translates to MKKNVKRFMSLLLTTVMVLSMLTACKSKSDETSTKDTPTPTATVEATATPEATATPTEEVKPGGELPRTETLYYGGLQWGAVNGWNPLSDDMNNALAITQSGSGSRTPMFETLYMYNMLDDSMTPLLADGDYKWNDAKTEITVKIKSAAKWSDGTPVTADDVAYTFDTDVKIKNGQGVGLAPYIESVTAVDPSTVLIKAKLDDKGKAVNPLLVVAYLGQTYVIQKAWIQKVEARCNNDPAAIKKDAGEDVVWSGPYHNFYNDDQKVVLVRDDNYWGQDASMWGKLPSPKYLCHTIYADNPATEVALKAGEVDVDQQFIPNVQDLWEKDGLPISTYLQDAPYGICVNMPTAWYNMDNKLLQNVNIRKAIAMAVDYDAINANAMTGQSPSFKDVPRSVMNPTDGEQAKYDHDAVKDLQWTGNDIEGAKKLLDAAGIVDKDGDGIRELDGKKLSFVAACPDGWTDWQAAIEIVAAAGKNIGIDITTQYPQADVFQSTVTSKKQTDYDIFMMWTDSAGPTQPWGRLRMLTSSEFNGNDNNWAGNWGHYSNKRMDELIKLIPGADPDKQKEYYTEAVKIYLTDVPSFSLMYRPDQFHVVNESVWTGYPEKDDGNNIPPLVLLNGYSIAGLYKIDLVK, encoded by the coding sequence ATGAAAAAGAATGTAAAGAGATTTATGTCGCTACTTCTTACCACGGTCATGGTATTAAGCATGCTGACAGCTTGTAAATCCAAATCAGATGAAACAAGCACAAAAGATACACCGACACCTACTGCAACGGTAGAAGCAACAGCAACACCGGAAGCAACAGCAACACCTACGGAGGAAGTAAAACCCGGTGGTGAATTACCCAGAACTGAAACCTTATATTATGGCGGTCTGCAATGGGGTGCAGTTAACGGATGGAATCCTCTTTCCGATGATATGAACAACGCATTGGCAATTACACAGTCCGGTAGCGGTTCACGTACTCCTATGTTTGAAACACTCTATATGTACAATATGCTTGATGATTCCATGACTCCATTATTAGCTGATGGCGATTATAAATGGAATGATGCGAAAACAGAAATAACCGTTAAGATCAAGAGCGCTGCAAAGTGGAGCGATGGAACACCAGTTACAGCTGATGACGTTGCTTATACTTTTGACACAGATGTTAAAATTAAGAACGGACAGGGCGTTGGCCTTGCACCTTATATTGAAAGCGTAACAGCAGTAGATCCCTCTACCGTATTAATTAAAGCTAAACTTGATGATAAGGGCAAAGCAGTTAATCCCCTTTTGGTTGTAGCTTACCTGGGCCAGACTTATGTTATTCAGAAAGCTTGGATTCAGAAGGTAGAAGCTCGCTGCAATAATGATCCTGCTGCTATTAAGAAGGATGCCGGCGAAGATGTTGTATGGTCCGGTCCTTACCACAATTTCTATAATGACGATCAGAAAGTTGTTTTAGTTCGTGATGATAATTACTGGGGCCAGGATGCTTCCATGTGGGGAAAACTTCCTTCACCTAAGTACTTATGCCATACTATTTATGCTGATAACCCTGCTACCGAAGTAGCACTTAAAGCAGGTGAAGTTGATGTTGACCAGCAGTTTATTCCCAATGTTCAGGATCTGTGGGAGAAAGATGGCCTTCCTATCTCTACCTACCTTCAGGATGCACCTTATGGTATTTGTGTAAATATGCCTACTGCTTGGTATAACATGGATAACAAATTACTTCAGAATGTTAACATCAGAAAAGCAATTGCTATGGCAGTTGACTATGATGCGATTAATGCAAATGCTATGACAGGCCAGTCACCCAGCTTTAAGGATGTTCCTCGTTCTGTTATGAATCCTACTGATGGTGAGCAGGCTAAATATGACCATGATGCAGTAAAAGATCTCCAGTGGACAGGAAATGATATTGAAGGCGCTAAGAAGTTATTGGATGCTGCCGGTATCGTAGACAAAGACGGAGATGGAATCCGTGAATTAGACGGAAAGAAACTTTCCTTCGTTGCAGCTTGCCCCGATGGATGGACTGACTGGCAGGCAGCTATTGAAATCGTAGCAGCAGCTGGTAAGAACATTGGTATTGATATTACTACACAGTATCCTCAGGCTGACGTATTCCAGTCAACTGTAACTTCTAAGAAACAGACAGATTACGATATCTTCATGATGTGGACGGATTCCGCAGGTCCTACACAGCCTTGGGGACGTTTAAGAATGTTAACAAGTTCCGAATTCAACGGTAATGACAATAACTGGGCCGGTAACTGGGGACATTACAGCAACAAACGTATGGATGAGCTGATTAAGTTAATCCCTGGCGCAGATCCTGATAAGCAGAAAGAATATTATACAGAAGCTGTTAAGATTTATCTGACAGATGTTCCTTCTTTCTCCTTAATGTACAGACCTGACCAGTTCCATGTTGTAAATGAATCCGTATGGACCGGTTATCCCGAAAAAGACGATGGCAATAACATACCTCCGTTAGTACTTTTAAATGGTTACAGTATTGCTGGTCTTTATAAAATTGATCTGGTTAAGTAG
- a CDS encoding GH39 family glycosyl hydrolase, with translation MVSKHEIIDYSNEMPIKISIQNMEDMSRHWHSSLEIYLILSGSLTVMFEEGSFKLKEDDIILINSNQFHEIKSSNTVAAVLQIKQSFFERWVDENTYFECNSVLYHSRNKYLKLKKLIAKLVHASYNVTEHKSLLIIPLSYNILYELIYNFRSLKTNTTEKNSKNLKRLKGIIQYLNDNYTENITLEAIAKREYLSASYLSHFFEKNMGISLFNYLSGIRLRHAVSDLLHTDLTIEQIAVNNGFSNSRYFVSLFKKEYGVLPKQYKKEQKEPAVSDNGSKSLQPSMLLLKQQDFLSKLGEYLDKESKNDLPSEKYPTRLIVHSINTTIKKQFLHHSFKTFTSVGRAKELMYKNVRDNLQELQKEVGFQYIKFHGILDDSMMLYNEDRNGNPYLVFTYVDEVLDFLLSLGLKPLIQFSFMPKQLADDTDRTLFYNPVILSKPKDYKKWVYLITEFTKHLLKRYGSSEVRSWMFSFWNVPFLSYIFSFENNEIAYDLYRITRNCVKECDPLLSFGNPSYGSLDFSNSEFYDFLEYCKQHDCYPDFYNIHCYPVKTSSIGTFVILGKSHTENSDKDAIILSDDPDYMAHSIEGFKNSIAAYPKLPIYITEWASTSSHSDWLNDTCYRSAYIVKNILENYDEVESFGNWCLTDILEEMPMDNDEFHGELGLYTCHGIKKPAYHAFTFLNKLMDILVDRGEGYFITTNGKGDYSILLYNYHHVSPLYAQGVLFNVTFTERYNAFVNPSSLDIHLTLTHVENAEYTVTHHVVNRESGSAFDEWVRMGAVPLTTEEEYITLKGRSMPRIMKEQVTVTNNTMAQFALLLPHEIRLIHIKKVEYSPSVYR, from the coding sequence ATGGTATCAAAGCACGAAATAATCGATTACAGCAATGAAATGCCGATTAAAATCAGCATTCAGAATATGGAGGATATGTCCAGGCACTGGCACAGCAGCCTTGAAATCTATCTGATATTGAGCGGTAGTTTGACAGTTATGTTTGAGGAAGGGTCTTTCAAGCTCAAAGAAGATGATATTATTCTTATTAACAGCAATCAATTCCACGAAATTAAGAGCAGCAATACGGTTGCTGCCGTTCTTCAGATAAAACAAAGTTTTTTTGAACGGTGGGTCGATGAAAACACCTATTTCGAATGTAACTCCGTACTTTACCACTCAAGGAATAAGTATCTTAAATTAAAAAAATTAATCGCCAAGCTTGTACATGCAAGCTATAATGTGACAGAGCATAAAAGTCTGCTTATCATTCCCTTGTCCTATAATATCTTATATGAGCTGATTTATAATTTTAGAAGTTTAAAGACCAATACTACGGAAAAGAATTCAAAGAATCTGAAAAGACTGAAAGGAATTATTCAATATTTAAATGATAATTATACTGAGAATATAACTCTTGAGGCCATTGCTAAAAGAGAATATCTATCTGCCTCCTACCTGTCACACTTTTTTGAAAAAAACATGGGAATCAGTTTATTTAACTATTTATCAGGCATTCGTCTGCGTCATGCTGTCTCAGACCTGCTCCATACCGACCTTACCATTGAACAAATAGCTGTAAACAACGGCTTTTCCAACAGCCGATATTTTGTAAGTTTATTTAAAAAAGAATATGGAGTACTTCCCAAGCAATATAAAAAGGAGCAAAAGGAACCCGCGGTCTCAGACAATGGCTCCAAATCCCTTCAGCCTTCCATGCTTCTTTTAAAACAGCAGGATTTCTTAAGCAAGCTGGGAGAATATCTTGATAAAGAATCTAAAAATGATCTCCCATCGGAAAAATATCCTACAAGATTAATCGTACACAGCATTAATACTACTATAAAAAAACAGTTTCTTCATCATTCATTTAAAACCTTTACCAGCGTCGGAAGAGCAAAAGAGCTTATGTATAAGAATGTCAGAGATAATTTACAGGAGCTGCAAAAAGAAGTGGGCTTTCAATACATCAAATTCCACGGCATCCTAGATGATAGTATGATGTTATATAACGAAGATAGAAACGGTAATCCCTATTTGGTTTTTACTTATGTCGATGAAGTACTGGATTTTCTTTTGTCTCTCGGCTTAAAACCACTGATTCAATTTTCCTTTATGCCAAAACAACTTGCAGATGACACAGACAGGACACTTTTCTATAATCCTGTCATATTAAGTAAGCCTAAGGATTATAAGAAATGGGTCTACCTTATTACTGAATTCACCAAGCATCTGCTAAAGCGCTACGGCTCCAGTGAGGTCAGATCCTGGATGTTTTCCTTTTGGAACGTCCCTTTCTTATCCTATATCTTTTCTTTTGAAAACAACGAAATTGCCTATGATCTTTACCGAATAACCAGAAATTGTGTCAAAGAGTGCGACCCTTTGCTTTCCTTTGGTAATCCTTCTTACGGCTCCTTAGACTTTAGCAATTCTGAATTCTATGATTTTTTAGAATACTGTAAACAGCACGATTGTTATCCTGACTTTTATAATATCCACTGTTATCCGGTTAAAACCTCCTCCATCGGAACCTTTGTCATACTTGGTAAGAGTCATACGGAAAACAGCGATAAGGATGCGATAATCCTCTCTGATGACCCGGATTATATGGCTCATAGTATAGAAGGCTTTAAGAATAGTATTGCAGCCTATCCAAAGCTTCCTATATATATAACAGAATGGGCTTCCACCTCCTCCCACTCTGATTGGTTGAATGATACCTGTTACCGTTCGGCTTATATCGTAAAAAACATACTGGAGAACTATGACGAAGTTGAAAGCTTCGGCAACTGGTGTCTTACGGATATCCTGGAGGAAATGCCCATGGACAATGATGAGTTTCATGGAGAACTGGGATTATATACCTGCCACGGAATCAAGAAACCTGCTTACCATGCGTTTACTTTCTTAAATAAATTGATGGACATTCTGGTAGACAGAGGGGAAGGGTATTTTATAACTACAAATGGCAAGGGTGATTACTCCATCCTTCTTTATAATTACCACCATGTTTCTCCTCTTTATGCTCAGGGCGTACTGTTTAATGTTACTTTTACAGAACGTTATAATGCTTTTGTAAATCCTTCTTCCCTGGACATCCATTTGACTTTGACCCATGTAGAAAATGCAGAATATACCGTTACCCACCATGTGGTTAACAGAGAAAGCGGAAGTGCTTTTGACGAGTGGGTACGTATGGGAGCAGTACCGCTTACTACGGAAGAAGAATATATAACGTTAAAAGGCCGATCCATGCCTAGAATAATGAAAGAACAGGTAACGGTTACGAATAATACCATGGCACAGTTTGCACTGCTTCTACCACATGAAATACGTCTGATTCATATTAAAAAAGTGGAATACAGCCCTTCTGTTTACCGTTGA
- a CDS encoding ABC transporter permease, with translation MKNTLKQVFHSPKFVVGFVIFAFMLLTIIIYPIISPGDPLQMISKGSFLKPGIYFSVYDSINTESKTIDLPDANAKRLTNKLSDTDKVSMVQWLTAVGVPAEDIDMQDSSSLIKLWQEKYDPTAKPEGMTMAQRNFYKRLDKSLDNALNEQPLVVSAQNTETQSLDEIKKISDTDYVNLSDVPNVKVLPLGTDNFGDDVLKKLVSATRTSLIIGLIAGSIATLIGLTLGLLAGYLGGVIDDFIMFITNLFTVIPSFVLLILISYSIGQDKRGASTVAIVIGITSWVWTTRSVRSQVISLRNRDHVNLSKLSGHSLFSIITKDILPYIASYVVMAFILQISSAILAEASLSMIGLGPKTADVSTLGLMMDWAMSYSAHLNGAWWAYFPVILVIALISFSLNLMNTGLDQVFNPTLRD, from the coding sequence ATGAAAAATACGTTAAAACAGGTGTTCCACTCCCCTAAATTTGTTGTTGGGTTTGTAATCTTTGCGTTTATGCTTCTGACAATTATTATTTACCCTATCATTTCTCCGGGAGATCCCCTGCAGATGATAAGCAAAGGAAGCTTTTTAAAACCTGGAATATACTTCTCTGTATATGATAGTATTAATACAGAATCTAAAACCATAGATTTACCTGATGCCAATGCAAAGCGCCTTACCAATAAATTAAGTGATACGGATAAAGTATCCATGGTTCAGTGGCTTACAGCGGTGGGAGTGCCTGCAGAGGATATTGATATGCAGGATTCCAGCAGCCTGATAAAACTTTGGCAGGAAAAATATGATCCCACTGCGAAACCCGAAGGTATGACTATGGCGCAGCGTAATTTCTATAAGAGACTTGACAAGAGTCTTGATAATGCGTTAAATGAACAGCCATTAGTAGTTTCTGCACAGAATACAGAGACCCAGTCTCTGGATGAAATTAAGAAGATTTCTGATACCGATTATGTAAATCTGAGTGATGTTCCAAATGTAAAAGTATTACCGTTAGGTACGGATAACTTTGGTGATGATGTACTGAAGAAGCTGGTATCAGCAACAAGAACCTCATTAATAATCGGATTGATAGCCGGTTCCATTGCGACCTTAATTGGTCTGACCCTTGGCTTATTGGCCGGATATCTTGGCGGGGTAATTGATGATTTTATTATGTTTATCACAAACCTTTTTACAGTAATTCCTTCCTTTGTACTCTTAATATTAATATCCTATAGTATCGGGCAGGATAAACGAGGTGCCTCTACAGTAGCTATTGTAATCGGTATAACTTCCTGGGTATGGACTACCAGGTCCGTAAGATCGCAGGTTATCTCTCTTCGTAACAGAGATCACGTTAATCTAAGCAAGCTTTCGGGACATAGCCTTTTTAGTATTATAACCAAGGATATTCTACCTTACATAGCTTCCTATGTAGTAATGGCATTCATATTACAGATATCTTCAGCAATCCTGGCAGAAGCTTCACTTTCCATGATTGGTTTAGGCCCTAAAACTGCTGATGTTTCCACTCTGGGGTTAATGATGGATTGGGCAATGTCTTACTCCGCTCATCTTAATGGTGCTTGGTGGGCATATTTCCCTGTAATATTAGTTATTGCTTTGATATCATTTTCACTGAATTTGATGAATACTGGTCTCGATCAGGTGTTCAACCCCACTTTAAGAGATTAG
- a CDS encoding DegV family protein, whose product MLKLIVDSTCDLPEEYLEENDILVLPLKILLEEKEYLDGETIRLEEVYTAMKRGIMPMTSQPAPETIFNIFKNYAVKGQEFIYLAFSSAMSGTFQLAATILDEIKEEHPALNMAVVDSMGGSTATGLIVIQTIEFMKKCNDEFNKVLEYMKLLTSCIEHIFTISDLNWLIKGGRIGKTQGMIGNILGINPILDVNDGRMEVIRKTRGRKKAFAMVVDLLEERAGKNKDQIIGISHADDKAAADELVSLIRERLGFSRFIINKIGGVLGSHLGIGGVGVFFFRQEAPLQVPEITWKES is encoded by the coding sequence ATGTTAAAATTGATTGTAGACAGTACCTGCGATCTGCCGGAGGAATATTTAGAAGAAAACGATATCCTGGTATTGCCCCTTAAGATTTTGTTAGAAGAGAAGGAATATTTGGATGGTGAGACAATTCGTTTAGAGGAAGTTTACACTGCTATGAAGAGAGGTATTATGCCAATGACCTCTCAGCCTGCCCCGGAAACAATATTTAATATCTTTAAGAACTACGCAGTAAAGGGACAGGAATTCATCTATCTAGCTTTTTCTTCCGCTATGTCCGGTACCTTTCAGCTAGCGGCAACTATTCTAGATGAAATAAAAGAAGAGCACCCCGCTCTTAATATGGCGGTTGTGGATTCTATGGGCGGCTCCACTGCAACCGGTCTAATTGTAATACAAACCATTGAATTTATGAAAAAATGTAATGATGAATTTAATAAAGTCTTAGAGTATATGAAGCTCCTGACTAGCTGTATTGAACATATCTTTACAATTTCCGATTTGAATTGGCTAATAAAAGGCGGCCGTATTGGTAAGACTCAAGGAATGATAGGAAATATCCTTGGTATAAATCCCATATTGGATGTAAATGATGGGCGGATGGAAGTAATACGAAAAACCAGAGGAAGAAAAAAAGCCTTTGCAATGGTGGTTGATTTACTGGAAGAGAGAGCCGGTAAGAATAAGGACCAGATTATCGGAATCAGCCATGCTGATGATAAAGCAGCAGCGGATGAATTAGTCTCTTTAATAAGAGAAAGACTTGGATTTTCACGATTTATAATTAATAAAATAGGTGGTGTACTAGGAAGCCATCTTGGAATCGGTGGTGTTGGGGTGTTCTTCTTTCGCCAGGAAGCACCATTGCAGGTTCCTGAGATAACCTGGAAGGAAAGTTAA
- a CDS encoding MgtC/SapB family protein, whose protein sequence is MNELAVSLQDINTLSIITRLTLAILFGGVIGYERGRKRRPAGFRTHILVCIGSALVMITSQYMMEVRHYSTDPSRLGAQVISGIGFLGAGTILITLKQQVKGLTTAAGLWASACMGLALGIGFYEGAIIACVFIYICNTILHRFDVYSMSRTKLVEVYVQVTTVNAISKVFETIRLNNMNISDVEISKTRNVEDSVGLFITIKQQEKHDHEKVLLLLSGLEDVITVDEI, encoded by the coding sequence ATGAATGAATTAGCAGTATCGCTGCAGGACATTAACACGCTTTCTATCATAACAAGGCTGACACTAGCCATACTTTTTGGCGGTGTCATTGGTTATGAGAGAGGAAGAAAGAGGAGACCTGCAGGCTTTCGAACACATATCCTTGTATGCATCGGCTCCGCCCTCGTTATGATAACCAGTCAGTATATGATGGAAGTCAGGCATTACAGTACAGACCCCAGCAGACTCGGGGCACAAGTCATCAGTGGTATCGGTTTTTTGGGTGCAGGTACCATATTAATAACTCTTAAGCAGCAGGTAAAGGGACTTACAACAGCAGCCGGTTTATGGGCTTCCGCCTGTATGGGTCTTGCTCTTGGAATTGGTTTTTACGAAGGAGCTATCATTGCCTGTGTATTCATTTATATCTGTAATACCATATTACACCGCTTTGACGTATATTCTATGTCCAGAACAAAGCTGGTAGAGGTATATGTGCAGGTTACAACGGTGAATGCAATAAGTAAAGTGTTTGAGACGATTCGACTTAATAATATGAATATTTCTGATGTGGAAATCAGTAAGACCAGAAATGTAGAAGATTCCGTTGGATTGTTTATCACTATAAAACAACAGGAAAAGCACGACCATGAGAAAGTCCTTCTATTGCTTAGCGGACTGGAGGATGTTATTACCGTGGATGAAATATAA
- a CDS encoding ABC transporter permease, with product MKGYRKYFGKKIIWFLITFVAAILLNFILPRLMPGDPVAAITAKSAQGMTDASAAKEIYNHYAEQFGTNKPMYVQFFTYCKNAVRGDFGLSFSQYPRKVSDIIGSALPWTLALQFPAIIVGWIIGNVLGALAAYIRKGFDRVLMPVTLFFSSLPAFGLAVILMIIFAIKLKVAPISGGYGYDLIPQFSWQFVSSVIAHYQLPFWSIVLISIGGQAIGMRSMSIYELNADYVKYSRFLGIKDRKIVGYVFRNAMLPQITGLALSIGTMVGGALVSEVIFSYPGLGSTILKAVSNSDYPLLSATTLIITIMVLLASFIVDIVYGFIDPRVKAAQFD from the coding sequence ATGAAAGGCTATCGTAAATATTTCGGCAAAAAGATTATATGGTTCCTCATTACGTTCGTTGCTGCTATCCTGCTTAATTTCATTCTTCCAAGGCTAATGCCAGGAGATCCTGTTGCAGCCATTACGGCTAAATCGGCTCAGGGTATGACAGATGCATCTGCGGCAAAAGAAATATATAACCATTACGCTGAACAGTTTGGTACCAACAAACCTATGTATGTTCAGTTTTTCACATATTGTAAAAATGCGGTTAGAGGTGATTTTGGACTTTCCTTTAGCCAATATCCTCGTAAAGTATCTGATATTATAGGCTCCGCACTTCCTTGGACTCTAGCTTTGCAATTTCCGGCAATTATTGTAGGCTGGATAATCGGAAATGTTTTAGGAGCATTAGCGGCTTATATCCGCAAGGGATTTGACAGGGTTTTAATGCCTGTTACGTTGTTTTTCAGCAGTCTTCCAGCATTTGGACTTGCAGTAATTCTAATGATTATATTTGCTATCAAATTAAAAGTTGCACCTATTTCCGGCGGATATGGATATGATCTGATTCCTCAGTTTAGCTGGCAATTTGTGAGCTCAGTAATAGCCCATTACCAATTACCTTTCTGGTCCATTGTACTTATTTCTATCGGCGGCCAGGCTATAGGTATGCGTTCTATGTCAATTTATGAATTAAATGCCGATTATGTGAAATACAGCCGCTTCCTTGGTATAAAGGACAGAAAGATCGTAGGATACGTATTTCGTAATGCCATGCTTCCCCAGATTACTGGACTTGCACTTTCTATCGGTACTATGGTAGGTGGTGCCTTGGTTTCCGAAGTTATCTTTAGTTATCCGGGACTTGGTTCTACAATATTGAAGGCTGTATCAAATTCTGATTATCCGCTTTTATCAGCAACTACTCTGATCATTACTATCATGGTATTGCTGGCAAGCTTTATTGTTGATATTGTTTATGGATTTATTGATCCCCGTGTAAAAGCGGCTCAATTTGATTAA
- the thpR gene encoding RNA 2',3'-cyclic phosphodiesterase, with protein sequence MEKLYRIFVAIDFSQRDKETLYQFAMKVKENSVKGNFTQKDNLHLTLAFIGETRKIKEAEEALQIGVKNSLVPPFTIETKKLGRFQNKGGDILWVGLTESPELIKLNEEITKSLRAEGFFIEEQKFKAHLTIGRGVVLQKEVTPEVLSSYLPKLSLPVNSVHLMKSERIAGKLKYSSLWEENLS encoded by the coding sequence ATGGAAAAACTCTATAGGATTTTTGTAGCAATCGATTTCTCACAGAGGGATAAAGAGACCTTATATCAATTTGCAATGAAAGTGAAGGAAAACTCGGTAAAAGGAAATTTTACACAAAAGGATAATCTTCACCTGACCCTTGCGTTTATTGGGGAAACCAGAAAGATAAAAGAAGCGGAAGAGGCCTTACAGATAGGAGTAAAAAATAGTTTGGTACCTCCATTTACGATAGAGACCAAAAAGCTTGGACGCTTTCAAAACAAGGGAGGAGATATCCTTTGGGTAGGGCTTACGGAATCACCGGAATTAATAAAGCTTAATGAAGAAATTACAAAAAGCTTAAGAGCAGAAGGTTTCTTCATAGAAGAGCAAAAGTTCAAAGCTCATCTTACGATAGGAAGAGGTGTGGTATTACAAAAGGAAGTTACACCGGAAGTACTTTCTTCTTATCTTCCTAAGCTAAGCTTGCCGGTAAATAGTGTTCATCTGATGAAGTCAGAGAGAATTGCCGGCAAGCTAAAGTACAGTAGCCTGTGGGAAGAAAATCTTTCTTAA
- a CDS encoding DUF3877 family protein encodes MINSDNYYKALLDNVSSTVSEGILKLGFTKGESFGIYYEQDLIHYLLGKAYESPEETERELNDFITYGRENHIPLSITHEGRRFRFLVSPEGVSYINDCCSSSVFLKELISLVSTHAFNLEKVLNVFTDSGKEYTVREVENPEFEYVISFEDKVFDPYFYCFHFEHGHGHYHRLLEYSYKKLFEEA; translated from the coding sequence ATGATTAATTCAGATAATTATTATAAAGCACTGCTAGACAATGTATCCTCCACTGTTTCAGAAGGAATCTTAAAGCTTGGATTCACAAAAGGCGAGAGCTTTGGAATCTACTACGAACAGGATTTAATTCATTATTTATTAGGAAAAGCTTATGAAAGCCCGGAAGAAACAGAAAGGGAATTAAATGATTTCATAACCTATGGAAGGGAAAACCATATTCCCCTTTCTATAACCCACGAAGGCCGCCGGTTCCGTTTTCTTGTGTCTCCGGAAGGTGTGTCTTATATCAATGACTGCTGTTCTTCTTCTGTCTTTTTAAAAGAATTGATATCCCTTGTAAGTACACATGCTTTTAATCTGGAGAAAGTACTTAATGTTTTCACCGATTCCGGCAAAGAATACACGGTAAGGGAAGTCGAGAATCCCGAATTTGAATATGTCATTTCCTTTGAAGACAAAGTCTTTGATCCCTATTTTTACTGCTTTCATTTTGAACATGGACACGGTCATTACCACCGACTGTTAGAATACAGCTATAAGAAGCTGTTTGAAGAGGCTTAA